One stretch of Ipomoea triloba cultivar NCNSP0323 chromosome 8, ASM357664v1 DNA includes these proteins:
- the LOC116027229 gene encoding biotin--protein ligase 2-like isoform X1, which translates to MTPFTLSLDLKRTIQSLMILTSCPLLSHHRSSSCFRSFPQLASSSHLAFPTSSPTPYMESESSAPLLLVLCGKSAVENELAKSLKNNNAMKLLGDDEVEVVLHPEVEDSLGNGGFRIRDYFNSLLTMSLGRFLVYSPRLPSTQDVVARNFCELPVGAVCVADVQFKGRGRSMNVWESPKGSLLFSFTLQMEDGRMVPHVQYVVSLAMTDAINDLCKQYGIPHIDVRIKWPNDLYLGGLKVGGILCTSTYKSQKFNISAGIGINVDNEKPTTCLNAVLQKSTSVPNIFKREDIMAAFFNKFETFIDVFFNQGFQPLEELYYKTWLHSGQRVIVQEKTENQDPFVENVVTIQGLSSSGYLLAITDDGQTCELHPDGNSFDFFNGLVRRKLSQ; encoded by the exons ATGACACCATTTACTCTCTCCCTTGATCTGAAGCGGACTATACAAAGCTTGATGATATTGACCAGCTGCCCTCTACTCTCTCACCATCGATCCTCCTCCTGTTTTCGCTCTTTTCCTCAGCTTGCATCTTCTTCTCACTTGGCTTTCCCCACTTCTTCCCCTACACCCT ATATGGAATCAGAATCATCGGCGCCTTTACTTTTGGTGTTATGCGGGAAATCTGCAGTTGAGAATGAACTGGCCAAGTCACTAAAGAATAACAATGCTATGAAACTCCTTGGGGATGATGAAGTCGAAGTTGTTTTGCATCCGGAGGTCGAAGATAGCCTCGGAAACGGAGGGTTTCGCATTAGAGATTACTTTAATTCCCTTTTGACGATGAGCCTCGGGAGGTTCCTTGTTTACTCTCCTAGATTGCCTTCAACACAAGACGTCGTTGCACG AAATTTCTGTGAGCTGCCAGTTGGTGCAGTGTGTGTTGCTGATGTGCAATTCAAGGGGCGAG GTCGTTCAATGAATGTGTGGGAATCACCAAAGGGTTCCCTTCTATTTTCCTTTACCTTACAAATGGAAGATGGACGAATGGTGCCACATGTTCAGTATGTAGTCAGTCTTGCTATGACAGATGCTATTAATGATCTCTGCAAGCAATAT GGTATACCACATATTGATGTAAGAATAAAATGGCCGAATGATTTATATTTAGGTGGCCTTAAGGTTGGTGGCATTTTGTGCACTTCAACATATAAGTCACAGAAGTTTAATATCAGTGCTG GAATAGGCATAAATGTAGATAATGAAAAGCCCACAACATGCTTGAATGCTGTTCTGCAGAAATCAACTTCTGTTCCAAACATATTTAAACGGGAAGATATTATGGCTGCCTTTTTCAATAAGTTTGAGACCTTCATTGATGTTTTCTTTAATCAAG GATTTCAGCCTCTTGAGGAGTTGTACTACAAGACATGGCTCCACAG TGGACAGCGAGTTATTGTACAGGAGAAAACTGAAAACCAAGATCCGTTTGTAGAGAATGTAGTGACCATTCAG GGCTTATCATCCTCAGGTTACTTATTAGCAATAACTGATGATGGTCAAACATGTGAACTTCATCCCGATGGCAACAG
- the LOC116027229 gene encoding biotin--protein ligase 1, chloroplastic-like isoform X2, giving the protein MESESSAPLLLVLCGKSAVENELAKSLKNNNAMKLLGDDEVEVVLHPEVEDSLGNGGFRIRDYFNSLLTMSLGRFLVYSPRLPSTQDVVARNFCELPVGAVCVADVQFKGRGRSMNVWESPKGSLLFSFTLQMEDGRMVPHVQYVVSLAMTDAINDLCKQYGIPHIDVRIKWPNDLYLGGLKVGGILCTSTYKSQKFNISAGIGINVDNEKPTTCLNAVLQKSTSVPNIFKREDIMAAFFNKFETFIDVFFNQGFQPLEELYYKTWLHSGQRVIVQEKTENQDPFVENVVTIQGLSSSGYLLAITDDGQTCELHPDGNSFDFFNGLVRRKLSQ; this is encoded by the exons ATGGAATCAGAATCATCGGCGCCTTTACTTTTGGTGTTATGCGGGAAATCTGCAGTTGAGAATGAACTGGCCAAGTCACTAAAGAATAACAATGCTATGAAACTCCTTGGGGATGATGAAGTCGAAGTTGTTTTGCATCCGGAGGTCGAAGATAGCCTCGGAAACGGAGGGTTTCGCATTAGAGATTACTTTAATTCCCTTTTGACGATGAGCCTCGGGAGGTTCCTTGTTTACTCTCCTAGATTGCCTTCAACACAAGACGTCGTTGCACG AAATTTCTGTGAGCTGCCAGTTGGTGCAGTGTGTGTTGCTGATGTGCAATTCAAGGGGCGAG GTCGTTCAATGAATGTGTGGGAATCACCAAAGGGTTCCCTTCTATTTTCCTTTACCTTACAAATGGAAGATGGACGAATGGTGCCACATGTTCAGTATGTAGTCAGTCTTGCTATGACAGATGCTATTAATGATCTCTGCAAGCAATAT GGTATACCACATATTGATGTAAGAATAAAATGGCCGAATGATTTATATTTAGGTGGCCTTAAGGTTGGTGGCATTTTGTGCACTTCAACATATAAGTCACAGAAGTTTAATATCAGTGCTG GAATAGGCATAAATGTAGATAATGAAAAGCCCACAACATGCTTGAATGCTGTTCTGCAGAAATCAACTTCTGTTCCAAACATATTTAAACGGGAAGATATTATGGCTGCCTTTTTCAATAAGTTTGAGACCTTCATTGATGTTTTCTTTAATCAAG GATTTCAGCCTCTTGAGGAGTTGTACTACAAGACATGGCTCCACAG TGGACAGCGAGTTATTGTACAGGAGAAAACTGAAAACCAAGATCCGTTTGTAGAGAATGTAGTGACCATTCAG GGCTTATCATCCTCAGGTTACTTATTAGCAATAACTGATGATGGTCAAACATGTGAACTTCATCCCGATGGCAACAG